A genome region from Dreissena polymorpha isolate Duluth1 chromosome 16, UMN_Dpol_1.0, whole genome shotgun sequence includes the following:
- the LOC127862988 gene encoding multiple epidermal growth factor-like domains protein 10 isoform X5, producing the protein MTLSLYLLLIVVSMGVARAQDCSNCLYEGEHCYVYPDTHQCMFGCKPGWVGDNCQQRCDRKCAECRQVMSLQECTRCSVMGYYGPECNLRCSENCQGFYSNAATCDFYGNCIYGCKEPWSGRTCSEQNCTILHCTECRMAAQQYIYCYKCEEGYFWDNNLLLCKPCSDHCSQPCSPYSGHCSCKAGWIGSLCDTRCNLASCLNCTVNREKVECAVCELGKYPSKGTCVSCEDRNCIGHCDSSKGDCPDGCKPGWYGKNFYCNLTCDIANCNQCSLSFSSAALCLKCKPGFYLYNKACLKCPDYCMDGLCNDFNGNCKECISGYYGEKCRWRCSDGCIGTVCNISGECQCREDWYGPYCDRKCPSYCTVESCRNYNSTLGCVECEPGRYGLYCQSKCHDNCQIVTTQNTRFKYCIKESGECRDGCITGFYGGDCSIPCTSGCYGSCNRSTGECESGCTLSTYGKRCDLSCPSNCQRPLAGYQRACDMVTGACENGCTVGFTGLFCNESCAKNCRDNTCDQNGDCVFGCREGYTGKNCDLICQRDCGDSCFPNCLNGICHLKSKLCTAGCSLGWWGESCNISCKAECQEGNCSQHDGTCLGPCLSGYYGAKCDRRCSPYCVNKVCNKNSGSCKDGCSERTIYGPECVDTCSKACLNQACDQLTGACLRCPAGKQGSLCEQDCLPGWYGESCEDQCGNCKDGNPCSILDGTCPAGAGCEVGWTGLQCQQNLLGQSSAQAGSMNISIGVGVGVSLAVVVMVIVIAVYFLWRQRTDKAKGHQSREHVVVYKDSTASIEQVPTTSSAGVLATDAGESDSARSDNLLLGTDTPVIHADLDSCFHDNGFFKLYKGKTNMKAGKRECCVKIHNLDDTRLDSKDHWTRLMNECELQRLSCAHTNIVQLFSTYQNKNWFNIALEPCMSKNLHNYLLTSPQPDKSQEKSFVFRLLQYCMDVTSAVSHLHQLKILHRQIEASHVYLTAQNVAKLGDFYWAKLVTDQNFELERYLLESSYALLSPETLLHNQYTFQSDVWSLGLLFWEVLSLGKTPYEGLSPERHRRTVIEGDRPCRPSLAHSYVYRLMTSCWHYSPTDRPDVENVLKQLLDIQQQSVSAPGVVDRASRSSEGQGYTSANSKLGTPSSGSSSPTRPSSNGEDYVSNKDLGARTKSHSKTQQCGSKLENKAGNRSNGPHYEDSARQDPKTLAADFHVNYQTDGSYIQHYERDKESITGNQTAGSSLENMPRKQHIGSYPQKYHINHQTGSPMENIRGKGYQSSESNEDKQKQKNQTGSNMEYSPGSQKAGSPQNHNSDIRREEKKLASIIETEI; encoded by the exons TGCTATGTCTACCCAGACACACACCAGTGTATGTTTGGCTGTAAGCCAGGGTGGGTGGGGGACAACTGCCAACAGAGATGCGACAGGAAGTGTGCAGAGTGCAGGCAGGTCATGTCTTTACAGGAATGCACAAG GTGCTCAGTCATGGGATATTATGGGCCAGAATGCAACCTCCGCTGCAGTGAAAATTGTCAGGGGTTTTATAGCAATGCTGCAACATGCGATTTTTATGGCAACTGTATCTATGGTTGCAAGGAGCCATGGTCCGGACGGACTTGCAGCGAACAAAACTGTACCATACTTCATTGCACGGAGTGTCGAATGGCAGCACAGCAGTACATCTATTGCTACAAATGTGAAGAAG GTTATTTCTGGGATAATAATCTTCTGTTATGTAAGCCATGCAGTGATCATTGCTCCCAGCCCTGCAGTCCCTATTCCGGGCATTGCAGTTGCAAGGCAGGCTGGATTGGCAGCCTATGTGACACGAGATGCAACTTAGCCAGCTGTCTGAATTGCACAGTCAACAGAGAAAAGGTTGAGTGTGCCGTATGCGAGCTGGGGAAGTATCCCAGCAAAGGAACATGTGTATCATGTGAGGACCGAAACTGTATTGGTCACTGTGATTCCAGTAAAGGTGACTGTCCTGACGGCTGCAAGCCAGGATGGTATGGCAAGAATTTTTATTGCAATCTAACCTGTGATATAGCCAATTGTAACCAGTGCTCATTGAGTTTCAGCAGTGCTGCATTATGCTTAAAATGCAAGCCTGGTTTCTATTTGTACAACAAAGCGTGTTTGAAGTGTCCGGACTACTGCATGGACGGTTTGTGTAACGATTTTAACGGTAACTGTAAAGAGTGCATCAGCGGTTACTATGGTGAAAAATGCAGATGGAGGTGTAGCGATGGGTGCATTGGCACCGTCTGTAATATTTCAGGGGAATGCCAATGCAGAGAAGATTGGTATGGACCTTATTGTGATCGAAAATGTCCCTCTTACTGTACTGTTGAAAGCTGTAGGAACTATAATTCAACCCTTGGGTGTGTAGAATGCGAACCTGGAAGATACGGCTTATACTGCCAGTCTAAATGCCATGATAATTGTCAGATTGTAACTACGCAGAATACCAGGTTTAAATACTGCATTAAGGAAAGCGGAGAATGCCGGGATGGGTGCATAACCGGATTTTATGGAGGTGATTGTTCTATTCCTTGCACCTCTGGTTGTTATGGGTCATGTAACAGGTCTACGGGTGAATGTGAAAGCGGTTGCACGCTGTCTACTTATGGTAAAAGGTGTGATTTGTCCTGTCCTAGTAACTGCCAGAGACCCCTAGCAGGATATCAACGAGCCTGTGATATGGTGACGGGGGCATGTGAAAATGGCTGCACAGTGGGTTTTACTGGACTGTTTTGTAACGAGTCGTGTGCAAAGAACTGTAGAGATAATACTTGCGATCAAAATGGGGACTGTGTCTTTGGCTGTAGAGAAGGGTACACTGGAAAGAACTGTGACTTGATATGCCAAAGAGATTGCGGGGACAGTTGTTTCCCGAACTGTCTTAACGGCATATGCCACCTAAAAAGCAAGCTCTGTACTGCCGGCTGCTCTCTGGGCTGGTGGGGCGAGTCATGCAACATCAGCTGCAAGGCAGAATGTCAGGAAGGGAATTGCAGCCAGCACGATGGGACCTGCCTGGGGCCATGCCTGTCTGGATATTATGGGGCCAAGTGTGACAGGAGGTGTAGTCCATACTGTGTGAACAAAGTATGCAACAAGAATTCAG GAAGCTGTAAAGATGGTTGTTCAGAACGGACGATATACGGCCCGGAGTGTGTGGACACGTGCTCCAAAGCCTGTCTGAACCAGGCATGTGACCAGCTGACAGGGGCCTGTCTGCGATGCCCTGCTGGAAAGCAAGGCAGTCTGTGTGAACAAG ACTGTTTGCCAGGCTGGTATGGCGAGAGCTGTGAGGACCAGTGTGGCAACTGCAAGGATGGTAACCCCTGCAGTATCCTGGATGGCACCTGTCCAGCAGGGGCGGGCTGTGAGGTTGGATGGACTGGCTTGCAGTGCCAGCAAA ACCTCCTTGGACAATCATCTGCGCAGGCTGGTAGCATGAATATATCCATCGGGGTCGGTGTGGGCGTGTCCTTGGCGGTGGTTGTCATGGTGATTGTTATTGCCGTGTACTTTCTGTGGCGGCAGCGTACAGACAAAGCAAAGGGACACCAGTCTCGGGAACATGTCGTTGTATACAAGGACTCGACTGCTTCTATT GAACAAGTACCCACCACAAGCAGTGCGGGGGTTCTGGCCACTGATGCAGGGGAGAGCGACAGTGCCCGTAGTGACAACCTGTTACTGGGCACAGATACACCAGTCATACACGCTGACCTTGACTCGTGTTTCCACGACAACGGATTTTTCAAACTGTACAAGGGGAAGACAAATATGAAAGCTGGAAAAAGGGAGTGCTGTGTAAAAATACATAACTTAGATG ACACAAGACTTGACTCTAAGGACCACTGGACCCGCCTGATGAACGAGTGCGAGCTTCAGAGGCTGTCCTGTGCCCACACCAACATTGTGCAGCTCTTCAGCACCTACCAGAACAAGA ATTGGTTCAACATAGCTCTGGAGCCATGTATGAGCAAAAACCTTCACAACTACTTGCTGACCAGCCCTCAGCCAGACAAGTCCCAAGAAAAGTCATTTGTTTTCCGTCTTTTGCAATACTGTATGGATGTCACTTCTGCTGTTAGTCATCTGCACCAGTTGAAG ATATTGCACCGACAGATAGAGGCCAGTCATGTCTATCTGACGGCACAGAATGTGGCCAAGCTGGGGGATTTTTACTGGGCAAAACTGGTCACTGATCAAAACTTT GAACTGGAGAGATATTTGCTGGAATCGAGCTATGCTTTACTGAGTCCAGAGACACTTCTCCACAACCAGTATACCTTTCAGTCTGATGT CTGGAGTCTTGGCCTGCTATTCTGGGAGGTGTTATCACTTGGGAAGACGCCCTACGAAGGACTGAGTCCAGAGAGACACAGGCGGACAGTTATAGAAGGGGATCGACCATGTAGACCTTCGCTTGCCCATAGCTATGT GTACAGATTGATGACAAGTTGTTGGCATTATTCACCTACTGATCGGCCAGACGTTGAAAATGTCTTGAAGCAACTTTTGGATATACAG CAACAATCAGTGTCTGCTCCTGGTGTGGTAGACAGGGCTTCAAGGTCATCTGAAGGTCAAGGCTACACATCTGCAAATTCTAAGCTGGGTACCCCTTCAAGCGGATCTTCAAGCCCAACGAGGCCTAGTTCCAATGGTGAAGACTATGTGAGCAATAAGGATTTGGGTGCCCGAACAAAAAGCCATTCAAAAACACAGCAGTGTGGTTCAAAGCTGGAGAACAAAGCTGGAAACCGATCGAATGGTCCACATTATGAGGACAGTGCAAGACAAGATCCAAAGACACTGGCTGCAGATTTTCATGTGAATTACCAGACTGATGGTTCTTATATCCAGCATTACGAAAGAGACAAAGAAAGTATCACAGGAAACCAGACAGCTGGGTCCAGTTTGGAAAACATGCCAAGAAAACAGCATATTGGTTCCTATCCACAGAAATATCATATAAATCACCAGACTGGTTCTCCAATGGAGAACATTCGAGGGAAAGGATACCAGTCATCTGAATCCAATGAAGATAAGCAGAAACAAAAGAATCAGACTGGTTCCAATATGGAGTACAGTCCTGGGAGCCAGAAGGCGGGTTCCCCTCAAAACCATAATTCAGACATTAGAAGGGAAGAAAAGAAGCTGGCTTCTATCATTGAGAcagaaatttga